The following coding sequences lie in one Cryptococcus tetragattii IND107 chromosome 7, whole genome shotgun sequence genomic window:
- a CDS encoding 40S ribosomal protein eS8: MDTPAWDTQFPIDSQRGFEICEIVNFNSFHPSNYSKWVSLVTRATSAPPPVLVVPTTERRESSNLVYRALRLDSGNFAWGSESITRKTRLIQVRYNATNNELLRTQTLVKGAVVDIDATPFRQWYESHYAQPAFRGAKSAVTEEADKKQSNHVKRILEERKKVAKIDPLLEQQFKAGRLLAVISSRPGQSGRADGYILEGKELEFYHHKLQVRKAKHAA; this comes from the exons ATGGACACCCCGGCTTGGGACACCCAGTTCCCGATCGACTCTCAGCGCGGATTC GAAATCTGTGAAATCGTCAacttcaactctttccatccatcaaatTATTCAA AATGGGTATCACTCGTGACTCGCGCCACAAGCGCGCCGCCTCCGGTGCTCGTCGTGCCCACTA ccgaaagaagagaaagttCGAACTTGGTC TACAGGGCTCTCCGACTCGACTCCGGAAACTTTGCCTGGGGTTCCGAGTCTATCACCAGGAAGACTAGGTTGATCCAGGTT CGATACAACGCCACCAACAACGAGCTTCTCCGAACCCAGACCCTCGTCAAGGGTGCCGTTGTCGACATCGACGCTACCCCCTTCCGACAGTGGTACGAGTCTCAC TACGCCCAACCCGCTTTCCGAGGTGCCAAGTCTGCCGTCACCGAGGAGGCCGACAAGAAGCAGAGCAACCACGTCAAGCGAATCCTTGAGGAGCGCAAGAAGGTTGCCAAGATCGACCCCCTCCTTGAGCAGCAGTTCAAGGCTGGTCGACTCCTCGCTGTTATCTCTTCCAGGCCGGGCCAGAGCGGACGAGCTGACGGTTACATTTTGGAGGGTAAGGAGTTGGAG TTCTACCACCACAAGCTCCAGGTCCGAAAGGCCAAGCACGCTGCTTAA
- a CDS encoding orotate phosphoribosyltransferase has protein sequence MYSQALDSAKVAFIEAAIEHGVLLFGNFTLKSGRQSPYFFNAGLLYSSSLLSTTAQAYAKILSSSRIPDFDVLFGPAYKGISLAAVSAVSLYQQTGKDIGYCYNRKEKKDHGEGGTMVGAPLKGRIVIIDDVLTSGKAIREAIDILKASPEAKLVGIVQLVDRQEKGQSGSGKSTVQEVEEEFGVPVEPIIGLDDIVKYLESSGKWEKELQEVRKYREEYGVQRS, from the exons ATGTATTCCCAAGCCCTCGACTCCGCCAAGGTCGCCTTCATCGAGGCTGCCATCGAACATGGCGTGCTTCTTTTCGGCAACTTCACCTTGAAGTCAGGCCG TCAATCCCCTTACTTCTTCAATGCCGGCCTCCTTTATTCttcatccctcctctcaaCTACCGCCCAGGCCTACGCCAAAATACTTTCCTCTTCTAGGATTCCTGACTTTGACGTCCTCTTTGGCCCTGCTTACAAGGGTATCTCCTTGGCTGCTGTCTCCGCTGTAAGCCTTTACCAACAAACCGGCAAAGACATCGGTTACTGCTACAacaggaaggagaagaaggac CATGGCGAGGGCGGTACTATGGTCGGTGCACCTCTCAAGGGCAGAatcgtcatcatcgacGACGTCCTCACCTCTGGCAAGGCCATTCGTGAAGCCATTGACATTCTCAAGGCCTCTCCTGAAGCCAAGCTCGTTGGAATTGTCCAACTTGTCGACAGGCAAGAGAAGGGCCAAAGCGGTAGCGGTAAAAGTACCGTACAAGAggtcgaggaagaattTGGCGTACCCGTCGAGCCAATCATTGGTTTGGACGATATCGTGAAGTACTTGGAAAGCTCCGGAaagtgggagaaggagttgCAAGAGGTCAGGAAGTACAGGGAAGAGTACGGTGTTCAAAGGTCTTAA